The Acidobacteriaceae bacterium nucleotide sequence CCGAAGACATCGTCGAAGGCTTTGCCTCGGGCGCAGACGACTATCTCCCCAAGCCGTTCGATCTCAACGTGCTGCTCGCCCGGCTCTCCAGTCTTCTTCGCCGAATGCAATGGCAGAGCGCCGCAGCCGTCGGCGGCGAAGCCCCCATCGAAAACTCGCCGTCCACGATCGAACTCGCAGGTCGCACGATCGACCTCGACGCGTTGGAGATTCGCCAGGGCGACCAGACGATCCATCTGACCATGATGGAAGTCGACCTGCTGCGCTACCTCGTCGAACGTCCCGGCAAGATCGTCGCCCGCAAAGAGCTGCTCGACAAGGTGTGGCATGTGCATGAAGACACAGACACTCGCGCCATCGACAACTTCATCGTGCGCCTGCGTCGCTACCTGGAGCCCGATCCTTCAACCCCTCGCCATCTGCTTACCGTGCGTGGGGTTGGCTATCGCTTCGTCAACGAACCGGCCGAGTAGCCGCGCCGCCCAGCAACGGAATTCCCCCAACCACATCCAATAGGCATGACGATGGAACTTCAGATCGAGAAAATGAGCTGCGGCGCCTGCATTCGGCGCGTCACACAGACCCTGAACAGCCAGCCGGACACACATGCGGAAGAGGTTCGTCTCGGCAGTGCGCGTGTCACCTCCGCGCAGCCTGCGGAAGAGCTTCTGCGCGCTCTCGGCGAAGCGGGCTTCCCGGCACACGTCACAGAAGCCTGATGGCCGACACCGGGCAGTTGCGTCTGCGCATTGAAGGCATGAGCTGTGCCGCATGCCAGTCGCACGTCCAACGAGCGCTCGCCTCTGTCGAAGGCGTCCAGAGCGCGAACGTCAACCTGATGACGAACACTGCGGACGTCGCCACCGCAGGCGAGGTTCCTACCGAGGCCCTGCTCCGTGCCGTGAAGCAGGCGGGCTATCAGGCAGTTCTGCCGAACGCCGCTCCCTCCACGGCGAAGGCGGCGAGACACACACTTCCTCTTCGCACTCGCGCCCTGCTCACGCTGCTGATCGGCCTGCTGGCCATGGCGCTTTCCATGCCGCTGATGATGACCGGCGCCACCGCCGATCCGTTGCTGCGCTGGCTTACGCTGCACCTCATGCCCGCGATGCCTGCGTGGCTGATGTCGGTTCCAGCATCCGCGCTGCGCTGGACGCTCTGTGCGCTCTCCGTCGCCGCCATGGCCATGGCCAGCGAGATCTACACCGCGGCATGGCGAGCCGCTCGCCACGCCGCCAGCAACATGAACACGCTTGTCGCACTGGGAACACTCAGTGCCTTCGGCGCGTCGCTTGCCGTCACCGTCGCGCCGCAGTGGATGCAGCAACACGCCGCCACCACCGACGTGTACTACGAAGCGGTCGCGTTCATTCTGGCGTTCCTTCTGCTTGGCCGCTGGCTGGAAGCCAAGGCAAAGCACCGCGCCACCACAGCGCTCGAAGCCTTTGGCAAGCTCGACGCACAGGACGCTCGCTTCCTCGCCGGGGCAGACGACACGCTGCCAGCCGCCTGGGCGCAGGCCAACGAAACGCTGCTGCCGCTCGACGCTCTCGCGGTTGGCGACTTCCTCCGCGTTCTGCCCGGCGATCGCATCCCCGTCGACGCCCTCGTCGTAGACGGACGCAGTTCGGTGGACGAGTCCATGCTCACCGGCGAGCCTTTGCCCGTCGTACACACCAGCGGCACACGCGTCAGCGGCGGCACGGTGAACCTCGACGGCGTGCTCGTCCTGCAGGCCACCGCGCTGGGCGAAGACTCCACCGCGGCCAAGATTGCGAAGCTGCTCGAAGAAGCGCAATCCGGCCGCGCCGCCCTGCAGCAACTGGGCGACCGCGTCAGCGCCGTCTTCGTTCCCTCCGTGCTGGTGCTCGCCGCTTTCACCTTCGCGCTCTGGATGCTCGTGGGTCATGCAGGCTTTGCGCGCTCGCTTTCCATCGCCGTCTCACTGCTCATCGTCGCCTGCCCCTGCGCCATGGGGCTCGCAGTCCCGGCAGCGGCCACCGTCTCCATCGGCCGCGCCGCACAACTCGGTCTGCTCCTCAAGGGAGGCGACGTTCTCGAACGCCTCGCCTCCATCGAGGTTCTAGCGCTCGACAAAACAGGAACGCTCACCGAAGGCCGGCCGCAGGTCTCGCGCTTCACCCTGCACGATCAACGCTTCGCCGAGAGCGATGTTTTGCGCTGGGCCGCCTCAGTGGAGCAGAACACCACGCATCCGCTGGCGCTCGCTGTTCTCCACTACGCCCAAGCGCAACAGATCGCCCCTGCCGCAGCGATCGACGTACACGTGCTCCCCGGCGAAGGCATCACCGCCCAGGTAGAAGGCCACGGCATCGCCATCGGCAACGCCGCCATGTTTG carries:
- a CDS encoding response regulator transcription factor, with protein sequence MPEATHQPLIAVIEDEDHIAQALVFNLEAEGYRVHHEADGDAAAQWLLSTDERPAAILLDVMLPGRDGFSIVRELRETNRYTPVLMLTARGRTEDIVEGFASGADDYLPKPFDLNVLLARLSSLLRRMQWQSAAAVGGEAPIENSPSTIELAGRTIDLDALEIRQGDQTIHLTMMEVDLLRYLVERPGKIVARKELLDKVWHVHEDTDTRAIDNFIVRLRRYLEPDPSTPRHLLTVRGVGYRFVNEPAE
- a CDS encoding heavy metal transport/detoxification protein, which encodes MELQIEKMSCGACIRRVTQTLNSQPDTHAEEVRLGSARVTSAQPAEELLRALGEAGFPAHVTEA
- a CDS encoding heavy metal translocating P-type ATPase; the protein is MADTGQLRLRIEGMSCAACQSHVQRALASVEGVQSANVNLMTNTADVATAGEVPTEALLRAVKQAGYQAVLPNAAPSTAKAARHTLPLRTRALLTLLIGLLAMALSMPLMMTGATADPLLRWLTLHLMPAMPAWLMSVPASALRWTLCALSVAAMAMASEIYTAAWRAARHAASNMNTLVALGTLSAFGASLAVTVAPQWMQQHAATTDVYYEAVAFILAFLLLGRWLEAKAKHRATTALEAFGKLDAQDARFLAGADDTLPAAWAQANETLLPLDALAVGDFLRVLPGDRIPVDALVVDGRSSVDESMLTGEPLPVVHTSGTRVSGGTVNLDGVLVLQATALGEDSTAAKIAKLLEEAQSGRAALQQLGDRVSAVFVPSVLVLAAFTFALWMLVGHAGFARSLSIAVSLLIVACPCAMGLAVPAAATVSIGRAAQLGLLLKGGDVLERLASIEVLALDKTGTLTEGRPQVSRFTLHDQRFAESDVLRWAASVEQNTTHPLALAVLHYAQAQQIAPAAAIDVHVLPGEGITAQVEGHGIAIGNAAMFDDALLYTPAPAATPLFVFVDEQWTATLEAADTLRAEAAEAMQQLRSLRVETIIVTGDIRSSAELIAQQAGVTELRASCTPADKVDVVQELQHGGQRIAMVGDGINDAAALAQADCGIAMAGGTDLAREAGDVLLLRQDLRLLPLAVRLARQTRTVMRTNILWALGYNIIAIPLAAGALYPHFGILLSPIVASSAMALSSVSVLANSLRLRRAR